One window of Sphingobacteriales bacterium genomic DNA carries:
- a CDS encoding 50S ribosomal protein L25 encodes MKTISIIGEARASTGKRNTKDLRNKNHVPCILYGGQENIHFSALERAFKPILTTPDLVVAEIEIGGKIYRAILKDSQFDPIKDKPLHLDFQELVPGHVVNTELPIRLTGMAVGVKAGGRLLQKVRKVLVKAVPESLVSEIVVSVDHLDVGKSIRVRDIQLPGVQILNPPSLPIASVEITRAIRSAQAAAAAATKK; translated from the coding sequence ATGAAAACGATTAGCATTATTGGGGAAGCAAGAGCCTCAACAGGTAAGAGAAATACCAAAGATTTGCGCAATAAGAACCACGTTCCCTGTATATTATACGGAGGTCAGGAAAATATTCATTTCAGTGCATTGGAGCGGGCTTTTAAACCAATTTTAACCACTCCTGATTTGGTAGTGGCAGAAATTGAAATTGGAGGAAAAATTTATCGGGCTATTTTAAAAGATTCTCAATTTGACCCGATTAAAGACAAACCCCTTCATCTCGACTTTCAGGAGCTTGTGCCCGGCCATGTTGTCAACACAGAATTGCCCATCCGTTTAACAGGTATGGCAGTCGGAGTAAAAGCAGGTGGACGTTTGTTGCAAAAAGTACGCAAAGTATTGGTAAAAGCAGTGCCCGAAAGCTTAGTTTCCGAAATTGTGGTCAGTGTTGATCATCTTGACGTTGGCAAATCTATCCGGGTACGGGATATTCAATTGCCGGGTGTTCAGATTCTGAATCCCCCCTCATTGCCCATTGCTTCTGTAGAAATCACAAGAGCTATCCGTTCTGCTCAGGCTGCTGCCGCTGCTGCTACGAAAAAATAA
- a CDS encoding M1 family metallopeptidase, translating to MRHLIFTSFILILSFRLMAQPLSGEKEAFTYADTLRGTLLPERTWFDVTYYDLNIAVNPQEKSLSGFNDIYFKVLRSQNIMQIDLYENMQVDSIIYNGQILPFRRLHNAVMIVFPQMLAVSEGIQKIRFFYSGKPTVAARPPWDGGFVWSKDKEGNPFIGVACQGDGASLWWPNKDHQSEEPDSMRISCAVPKPLQCISNGQNMGTTDEGNYTRYHWLVTYPINNYAVSVTIGNFKHFSDSYVSGKDTLSLNYYVLAYNYEIAKTHFEQVKPMMSCFEQYLGPYPFLRDGFALVETPYLGMEHQSGIAYGNNYKTGYNGYDFSRIGLNFDYIIIHEAGHEWWGNSITSSDIADMWIHEGFCTYSESLYVECLYGYETAMKYINAKKPTISNDIPIIGHYGVNREGSGDMYNKGMLILNTMRSIVNNDELWFSTLKSMQKDFKHRIVDQDMILQYFNHKTGKDFTAFFKQYLFHNTIPTLLYKVDRQKGKDTQISYKWVADVPDFEMPVQYTDSKGVKHFLFPKTENWQTTTLKNVKPNEFKFAEDLYYIEVNKM from the coding sequence ATGCGACACTTAATTTTTACTTCGTTTATTTTGATCTTATCGTTCAGGTTGATGGCACAACCGCTTTCCGGAGAAAAGGAAGCCTTTACCTATGCCGATACTTTGAGAGGCACTTTACTACCTGAACGCACCTGGTTTGATGTTACTTATTATGACTTAAACATTGCCGTAAATCCGCAGGAAAAAAGTCTTTCTGGTTTTAATGATATTTATTTCAAAGTGCTGCGTTCGCAAAATATCATGCAAATAGATTTGTATGAAAATATGCAGGTGGACAGCATTATATATAACGGACAAATTTTACCTTTCAGAAGGCTGCACAATGCTGTGATGATCGTGTTCCCACAAATGCTTGCAGTTTCGGAAGGCATTCAAAAAATCAGGTTTTTTTATTCAGGAAAACCCACTGTAGCTGCACGTCCGCCCTGGGATGGTGGTTTTGTTTGGTCTAAAGATAAAGAAGGCAATCCGTTTATAGGTGTTGCCTGTCAGGGAGATGGTGCAAGCCTTTGGTGGCCGAACAAAGATCATCAAAGCGAAGAACCGGATAGTATGCGAATTAGTTGTGCTGTTCCCAAGCCTTTGCAATGTATTTCAAATGGCCAAAACATGGGAACGACCGATGAAGGCAATTATACCCGTTATCATTGGTTGGTAACTTATCCGATCAACAATTACGCGGTGTCTGTTACCATCGGAAATTTCAAACATTTTTCTGATTCTTATGTCAGTGGTAAAGACACCCTTTCGCTCAATTATTATGTTTTAGCCTATAATTATGAAATCGCCAAAACTCATTTTGAGCAGGTAAAACCAATGATGTCCTGTTTTGAACAATATTTGGGTCCTTACCCGTTTTTGCGGGATGGTTTTGCTTTGGTTGAAACCCCATATTTAGGCATGGAGCACCAAAGCGGAATTGCTTATGGCAACAACTACAAAACCGGTTATAACGGTTACGATTTTTCACGAATCGGCCTGAATTTTGATTATATCATTATTCACGAAGCCGGTCATGAATGGTGGGGCAACAGCATTACTTCTTCTGATATTGCGGACATGTGGATACATGAAGGTTTTTGCACTTATTCCGAATCTCTGTACGTTGAGTGTTTGTATGGGTATGAAACAGCCATGAAATATATCAATGCCAAAAAACCAACTATTTCCAATGATATCCCAATCATCGGACATTATGGAGTAAACCGCGAGGGCAGCGGCGATATGTATAATAAAGGGATGCTCATTCTGAATACTATGCGCAGCATCGTGAACAATGATGAGCTTTGGTTTTCGACCTTGAAAAGTATGCAAAAGGATTTTAAGCATCGAATTGTTGATCAGGACATGATTTTGCAATACTTTAACCATAAAACCGGAAAAGACTTTACCGCCTTTTTTAAACAATACCTGTTTCATAATACTATTCCAACTCTTTTATACAAAGTTGATCGTCAAAAAGGAAAGGATACACAGATTTCTTATAAATGGGTAGCCGATGTTCCGGATTTTGAAATGCCGGTGCAATATACAGACTCCAAAGGTGTCAAACATTTCCTGTTCCCGAAAACAGAAAATTGGCAAACCACAACCCTCAAAAATGTGAAACCTAACGAATTTAAATTTGCAGAAGACCTGTATTATATAGAGGTCAATAAAATGTAA
- a CDS encoding aminoacyl-tRNA hydrolase, whose translation MNYLIAGLGNIGTDYEHTRHNIGFDVVSFLAAQHQAVFSSSRLAAKTQIRIKGRTLHLIQPSTYMNLSGRAVKYWLQMTNTDLSNFLVITDDVSLPFGKLRIRKQGSNGGHNGLKSLDEHLNTNEYARLRIGIGNDYPKGRQSDYVLGKWTEQEKEELPKYIETASEAIVCFVLEGLDRAMNKFNVKK comes from the coding sequence GTGAACTATCTGATAGCCGGCTTAGGCAATATCGGTACCGACTATGAACATACACGGCATAATATAGGCTTTGATGTTGTCTCTTTTTTAGCTGCACAACATCAGGCTGTGTTCAGTTCTTCGAGATTGGCCGCCAAAACTCAAATCCGGATAAAAGGACGAACCCTGCATTTAATTCAACCTTCTACTTATATGAATTTAAGCGGGAGAGCGGTAAAATATTGGTTGCAAATGACTAATACAGATCTGAGCAATTTTTTAGTCATCACAGATGATGTAAGTTTACCCTTTGGAAAACTACGAATACGAAAACAAGGAAGCAACGGCGGACATAACGGACTGAAAAGCTTAGATGAACATTTGAATACCAATGAATATGCTCGCTTGAGAATTGGCATTGGCAATGACTATCCCAAAGGAAGGCAATCTGATTATGTCTTAGGTAAATGGACGGAACAGGAAAAAGAAGAACTGCCCAAATATATTGAAACTGCTTCTGAAGCAATCGTTTGCTTCGTTTTAGAAGGATTAGACCGCGCTATGAATAAATTCAATGTAAAAAAATGA